A portion of the Oxynema aestuarii AP17 genome contains these proteins:
- a CDS encoding GumC family protein encodes MQNAIAINPIQDYKNDTDFVELGRTLVKRWSIIAIVMTSVFATVAVSTLRTTPQYRSETLILVDDRSSVPVVPGLESPYPGPQKDLSTEIQILRSHALVAKAIAALGDTDNPIGVKQVASNLSIHKAGEADVLIVSYTDTDPARAKAILDVLGKTYVDYSLERQVSQASNAIGFIEEQLPKAQQELSESALAIQSFRQTYGIVDPESYANQVLDIKQSLEKDAQSLEITLTRSQRLYAELRSQMVEAGQNPDTALVHSLLSQDSVYQQLASELKAVEAQYTLEASRFYETHPVVKNLAIQRDNLFRQLQQRSRRVLGDAVAKVDLDEVTGSGAIKESLATQLLQVETEMSAGLSQLARIRQAQQDVAIQFENIPQLQQRYAELQREFKVKSEAFNRFLEKLQELQIAEAQETAPWRVLEPPYEPQLPISPNVRRNLLLGLIAGGLLGVAAAILVERSDQRVKHVDEAKELTGLPSLGMIPKVSCPLVSQRKGEGRSLPSYYTEPFTEAVRSLALNLRYLGAEDEAKTLALTSATSGEGKSTLTYNLGRVLSELGQRVLIVDADMRKPTVHEFIKQPNALGLSSAIATDRNWSDLIHRSESGRLHILTSGPTPPNPVALLESQKMTQMLTQWRQAYDYVLIDTPPILGLSDSQSMVTKVDRVVLVCAIEQASRSSLMQTMETLRHTGCTLAGVVINMVKSSRDGYYYNYYSYYEHDDRTNGKVEEPFEEAIARTHSMFDDFMNRE; translated from the coding sequence ATGCAAAATGCGATCGCCATCAATCCCATCCAAGATTATAAAAACGATACGGACTTCGTCGAACTCGGACGCACTCTAGTCAAACGCTGGAGTATTATCGCGATCGTCATGACTTCGGTGTTTGCGACCGTAGCCGTTTCTACCTTGCGAACTACACCGCAATATCGCTCGGAAACTTTAATTTTAGTAGACGATCGCTCGTCCGTTCCGGTCGTTCCCGGTCTCGAATCTCCCTATCCCGGTCCTCAGAAAGATCTTTCTACAGAAATTCAAATTTTACGCAGTCATGCCTTAGTCGCCAAGGCGATCGCCGCTTTAGGCGATACCGACAATCCCATCGGGGTCAAACAAGTGGCCAGTAATTTGTCAATTCATAAGGCGGGAGAAGCGGACGTTTTAATTGTTTCTTATACCGATACCGACCCCGCTAGAGCGAAGGCAATTCTCGACGTTTTGGGCAAAACTTATGTCGATTACAGCCTCGAACGACAAGTTTCTCAAGCGAGTAATGCTATCGGGTTTATTGAAGAACAACTACCTAAAGCACAACAAGAGTTAAGTGAATCGGCGTTGGCGATTCAAAGTTTTCGTCAAACTTACGGGATCGTCGATCCGGAAAGCTACGCCAATCAAGTTCTCGATATTAAACAATCTTTAGAAAAAGACGCGCAATCTTTAGAAATTACCTTAACCCGCAGCCAAAGACTCTATGCAGAACTGCGATCGCAGATGGTCGAGGCGGGTCAAAATCCCGATACGGCGTTAGTTCATTCATTACTGAGCCAAGATAGCGTTTATCAACAACTCGCCTCGGAATTAAAAGCCGTCGAAGCTCAATATACTCTCGAAGCCAGTCGGTTTTACGAAACCCATCCCGTGGTCAAAAATTTGGCCATTCAGCGCGACAATTTATTCCGACAATTGCAACAGCGCAGCCGACGGGTGTTAGGAGATGCCGTTGCTAAAGTCGATCTCGATGAGGTGACCGGATCCGGCGCAATTAAAGAAAGTCTGGCGACTCAGTTGCTGCAAGTGGAAACAGAAATGTCCGCCGGACTTTCTCAATTGGCGCGTATTCGTCAAGCTCAGCAAGATGTGGCTATTCAATTCGAGAATATCCCTCAGTTGCAGCAACGGTATGCCGAACTGCAACGAGAGTTTAAGGTGAAATCAGAGGCGTTCAATCGGTTTTTAGAAAAACTTCAGGAGTTGCAGATTGCCGAAGCACAAGAAACAGCCCCTTGGCGAGTTTTAGAACCGCCTTACGAACCGCAACTACCGATTTCGCCGAATGTCCGACGCAATTTGTTGTTAGGTCTCATTGCTGGGGGACTGCTGGGGGTGGCGGCGGCGATTTTGGTCGAACGCAGCGACCAACGGGTCAAACATGTGGACGAGGCGAAAGAATTGACGGGATTGCCTTCGTTGGGCATGATTCCGAAGGTGAGCTGTCCGTTAGTGTCTCAGAGGAAGGGGGAAGGGCGATCGCTTCCGAGTTACTACACGGAACCGTTTACGGAGGCGGTGCGTTCTTTAGCCCTGAATTTGCGCTATTTAGGCGCCGAGGACGAGGCGAAAACGTTGGCGCTGACTTCCGCGACCAGTGGGGAAGGGAAGAGTACGCTCACTTACAATTTAGGGCGGGTGTTGTCGGAGTTGGGTCAGCGCGTGTTAATCGTGGATGCGGATATGCGTAAACCGACGGTTCACGAGTTTATTAAACAGCCAAATGCGCTTGGGTTGAGTAGTGCGATCGCCACGGACCGCAATTGGTCCGATCTGATTCATCGTTCCGAGTCCGGTCGTTTGCATATTTTGACTTCGGGCCCGACGCCGCCGAATCCGGTGGCGTTACTCGAATCGCAGAAAATGACCCAAATGTTGACTCAGTGGCGTCAAGCTTACGATTATGTTTTAATCGATACGCCGCCAATTTTGGGGTTGAGCGATTCCCAAAGTATGGTGACGAAGGTGGATCGAGTGGTTTTGGTTTGCGCGATCGAACAGGCGAGTCGATCGTCTCTGATGCAGACGATGGAAACGTTACGGCACACGGGTTGTACGTTGGCTGGGGTGGTGATTAATATGGTCAAGTCGTCCCGGGATGGGTATTACTACAATTACTATTCGTATTACGAACACGACGATCGCACTAATGGCAAGGTTGAGGAACCATTCGAGGAGGCGATCGCGCGCACTCACTCGATGTTTGACGATTTTATGAATCGAGAGTGA
- the rpoD gene encoding RNA polymerase sigma factor RpoD: MTQANNVLAPIEKSKIGQISQSQNEVDLLIDQSEEDLADDRAEEVEGSIEDLDNQAAEKADKLRAARRRNQAKKKHYTEDSIRLYLQEIGRIRLLRADEEIELARKIADLLELERIREKLYDDLDREPNDKEWAEAVDMPLPAFRSRLHLGRRAKDKMVQSNLRLVVSIAKKYMNRGLSFQDLIQEGSLGLIRAAEKFDHEKGYKFSTYATWWIRQAITRAIADQSRTIRLPVHLYETISRIKKTTKLLSQEMGRKPTEEEIATRMEMTIEKLRFIAKSAQLPISLETPIGKEEDSRLGDFIESDGETPEDQVSKNLLREDLESVLDTLSPRERDVLRLRYGLDDGRMKTLEEIGQIFNVTRERIRQIEAKALRKLRHPNRNSILKEYIR; encoded by the coding sequence ATGACCCAGGCAAATAACGTACTAGCACCCATTGAAAAGTCCAAAATCGGACAAATTAGTCAATCTCAAAATGAGGTAGACTTGCTCATCGATCAATCGGAAGAAGATTTGGCGGACGACCGCGCCGAAGAAGTGGAAGGCTCGATCGAGGATTTGGACAACCAAGCTGCGGAGAAAGCGGACAAGCTTCGAGCAGCTCGTCGGCGCAATCAAGCCAAGAAAAAGCACTATACCGAAGACTCTATTCGCCTCTACTTACAAGAAATCGGTCGGATTCGTCTGCTGCGCGCGGATGAAGAAATCGAGCTGGCTCGCAAAATCGCCGATTTACTCGAATTAGAGCGCATTCGCGAGAAACTCTACGACGACCTCGATCGCGAACCGAACGATAAAGAATGGGCCGAGGCGGTCGATATGCCTTTACCCGCTTTTCGCAGTCGACTGCATTTGGGACGACGGGCCAAGGACAAGATGGTTCAGTCCAATTTGCGTCTGGTGGTTTCGATCGCCAAAAAATACATGAATCGCGGCTTGTCTTTCCAAGATTTGATTCAAGAAGGTAGTCTCGGTTTGATTCGTGCTGCCGAAAAGTTCGACCACGAAAAAGGTTATAAGTTTTCTACCTATGCGACTTGGTGGATTCGTCAGGCGATTACCCGGGCGATCGCCGATCAATCTCGCACGATTCGCTTACCCGTTCACCTTTACGAAACGATCTCCCGGATCAAAAAAACCACCAAGCTTTTATCCCAAGAAATGGGTCGCAAGCCGACCGAAGAGGAAATCGCAACTCGCATGGAAATGACCATCGAAAAGTTGCGCTTTATTGCCAAGTCGGCCCAACTGCCAATTTCTCTGGAAACTCCGATCGGGAAAGAAGAAGATTCTCGTTTGGGCGATTTCATCGAGTCCGATGGCGAAACTCCCGAGGATCAGGTTTCTAAAAACCTGCTGCGCGAAGATCTCGAAAGTGTCCTCGATACCCTCAGCCCCCGGGAACGGGATGTCCTGCGACTGCGTTACGGTTTGGATGACGGGCGCATGAAAACTCTCGAAGAAATCGGCCAAATCTTCAACGTGACCCGCGAGCGCATTCGCCAAATCGAGGCGAAAGCATTGCGTAAGTTACGCCATCCCAATCGCAATAGTATTCTCAAAGAATATATTCGCTAA
- a CDS encoding ABC transporter ATP-binding protein, translating to MARVVLENVYKSFGTPHGDRDDAANPRGDRAVLRRIDFAVEDGEFMVLVGPSGCGKSTLLRSIAGLEELSAGNIWVGDRRVNDLPPKARDIAMVFQNYALYPHLNVYNNLAFGLRRNPRLAENHSSQEHRTVPPWLEEALVSVTRSLPKGLRYLSEREREVDRRVRAIAALLQIESLLHRLPKQLSGGQKQRVALGRAMARDPQVFLMDEPLSNLDAKLRAQTRSQIVQLQRQVGITTIYVTHDQTEAMTMGDRIAVMNHGQIQQIARPLELYHRPANLFVAEFIGSPPMNFIPVQFKAPLLVVHNAFRFTLPEYWADVLQKLDGQTLMLGIRPEHLTISPAATKNLQVTVDLVEALGHETYLTVHLAGEDPPLTLQARVEPDWLVTPGESIWLAIAPEKIHLFDSRTGTAIYPRKISEPL from the coding sequence GTGGCACGGGTTGTTTTAGAAAACGTTTACAAAAGCTTCGGCACGCCTCACGGCGATCGCGACGACGCGGCCAACCCTCGCGGCGATCGCGCGGTGTTGCGCCGGATCGACTTCGCCGTTGAGGATGGTGAATTTATGGTTTTGGTCGGTCCGTCCGGATGCGGCAAAAGTACCTTATTGCGCTCGATCGCCGGATTGGAAGAACTCAGTGCGGGCAATATCTGGGTCGGCGATCGTCGCGTCAACGACTTGCCCCCCAAAGCGCGCGATATTGCCATGGTTTTCCAAAATTACGCCCTTTACCCCCACCTCAACGTCTACAACAACCTCGCTTTCGGTTTGCGACGCAATCCCCGTCTCGCCGAAAATCACTCCTCCCAGGAACATCGCACCGTTCCCCCTTGGTTGGAAGAAGCTTTGGTCAGTGTAACGCGATCGCTGCCCAAAGGCTTGCGCTATCTCAGCGAACGCGAACGGGAAGTAGACCGCCGAGTCCGCGCGATCGCCGCCTTACTCCAAATCGAATCCCTCCTGCACCGTCTCCCCAAACAACTCTCCGGCGGTCAAAAGCAGCGCGTCGCCCTCGGACGGGCAATGGCCCGCGACCCCCAAGTTTTCTTGATGGACGAACCGCTTTCTAATTTAGACGCCAAACTGCGAGCGCAAACCCGCAGCCAAATCGTCCAACTTCAGCGCCAGGTCGGCATTACCACCATCTACGTCACCCACGATCAAACTGAAGCCATGACCATGGGCGATCGCATTGCCGTCATGAATCACGGACAAATTCAACAAATTGCCCGACCCCTAGAACTGTATCACCGTCCCGCCAATCTCTTCGTCGCCGAATTCATCGGTTCCCCCCCGATGAACTTTATCCCGGTTCAGTTCAAAGCTCCCTTACTCGTCGTTCACAACGCCTTCCGCTTCACCCTTCCCGAATATTGGGCCGATGTGTTACAAAAACTCGACGGTCAAACCTTAATGTTAGGCATTCGTCCGGAACATCTCACCATCAGTCCGGCGGCTACCAAAAATCTTCAAGTTACCGTCGATCTCGTCGAAGCCCTCGGACACGAAACCTACCTCACGGTCCATCTCGCGGGTGAAGACCCCCCCTTAACCCTTCAAGCTCGCGTCGAACCGGATTGGCTGGTCACTCCCGGCGAGTCGATCTGGTTGGCGATCGCCCCCGAAAAAATTCACCTGTTCGATTCTCGTACCGGAACCGCTATCTATCCCAGGAAAATCTCGGAACCGTTGTAG
- a CDS encoding chlorophyll a/b-binding protein — MDNDNRNAWKWGFSAGAENWNGRLAMLGFVAALIVEFVSGQGILHFLGLT; from the coding sequence GTGGACAACGACAACCGTAATGCTTGGAAGTGGGGCTTTTCTGCCGGAGCTGAGAACTGGAACGGACGTTTGGCCATGCTCGGTTTCGTAGCTGCTTTAATTGTCGAGTTCGTGTCCGGTCAAGGGATCTTGCACTTTCTCGGTTTAACATAG
- a CDS encoding GumC family protein: MPDRFAGLDRMTLPDDNNDLSEVLRILRKRAGSAAAIATAVFAGVGLSTATKTPEYQSETLILLDNEASTPLVPGAPEIATRKDRSTEIQILQSHSLVAKAISRLEDSTSQLSVSQVVRHLSIRQAGEADVLIVSYTDTDPSRAKAILEALGSTYVDYSLERQLSQATNAIDFIEEQLPKAQAELNETAQAIQKFRQDYGIVDPESYANQVLEQKQLLEKDGQQLEISLSRTQRQYAELRRQMVAAGQNPDTALVNSMLAEDSVYQQLASQLKAVEAKYMEERARFHDTHPVVKNLQMQRDNLFNLLQYRSARVLGDAVSQVDLSDVAGYGAIQQGLATQLLQLETELEAQRSQLQEIRNAQGKVAVQFEQIPQLQQRYADLQREFQVKSQAVNRFLEKLQELQIAEAQETAPWRILEPPYQPQNPISPNIRRNLLLGLIAGGLLGVAAVILLERTDQRLQRVDEAKELTGLPSLGVVPKVKVPLVEGSRMDGDRYRAHGSPFTEAIRSLALNLRYLGAKDEVKTLALTSSTPSEGKSTLTYNLARSLAELGQRVLIVDADMRKPTIHEFIKQTNALGLSSAIATDRPWRNLIQSDRSGNLHVLTSGPMPPNPVALLESQKMRQLLHEWRQAYDYVLIDTPPILGVTDAQSVAANVDRMVLVAAMERSTRSSLVQTMETLRRIQCKLAGLVVNLVDSTHDGYYYHSYYTYYHRTDDEDRGNGNGNGKGNGNGNGHNGHGLNGRTEQILKDLLDRS; the protein is encoded by the coding sequence ATGCCAGATCGTTTTGCCGGACTCGACCGGATGACCTTACCGGACGATAACAACGATCTTTCAGAAGTTTTAAGAATCCTGCGCAAACGCGCCGGATCTGCCGCCGCGATTGCGACTGCGGTATTTGCGGGGGTCGGACTGTCAACGGCGACTAAAACCCCCGAATATCAGTCAGAAACTCTAATTTTACTCGATAACGAAGCTTCGACGCCTCTGGTTCCCGGAGCGCCGGAGATCGCCACGCGCAAAGATCGCTCTACGGAAATTCAAATCCTCCAAAGTCATTCTTTAGTCGCCAAAGCGATCTCGCGCCTGGAAGATTCGACGAGTCAATTGTCGGTCAGCCAAGTGGTCAGACATTTGTCTATTCGACAAGCTGGGGAAGCCGACGTTTTGATCGTTTCTTATACCGATACGGATCCTTCGCGGGCCAAAGCGATTTTAGAAGCGCTCGGATCGACTTATGTGGACTACAGTTTAGAACGGCAACTGTCGCAAGCGACCAACGCGATCGATTTTATTGAAGAACAACTGCCCAAAGCGCAAGCAGAACTTAACGAAACGGCGCAAGCGATCCAAAAATTCCGGCAAGATTACGGGATCGTCGATCCGGAAAGTTATGCCAATCAAGTTTTAGAACAAAAACAATTATTAGAAAAAGACGGTCAACAACTCGAAATTTCTCTAAGTCGAACCCAGCGTCAGTATGCCGAACTGCGCCGCCAAATGGTTGCGGCGGGACAAAATCCGGATACGGCGTTGGTGAATTCAATGCTGGCGGAAGATTCGGTTTACCAACAACTCGCCAGTCAGCTCAAAGCGGTCGAAGCGAAGTATATGGAAGAACGCGCTCGTTTTCACGACACCCATCCGGTGGTGAAAAATTTGCAAATGCAGCGCGACAACTTGTTTAATTTATTGCAATATCGCTCGGCGCGGGTTCTCGGGGATGCGGTGAGTCAGGTGGATTTGTCCGACGTTGCGGGATACGGGGCGATCCAACAGGGTTTGGCGACGCAGTTGTTGCAGTTGGAAACGGAACTGGAGGCGCAAAGGAGCCAATTACAAGAGATCCGCAACGCACAGGGGAAAGTGGCGGTTCAATTCGAGCAAATTCCGCAATTGCAGCAGAGATATGCGGATTTGCAACGGGAGTTTCAGGTGAAGTCTCAGGCGGTCAATCGCTTTTTAGAGAAGTTGCAGGAGTTGCAAATTGCCGAAGCGCAAGAAACGGCGCCGTGGCGAATTTTGGAGCCGCCTTACCAACCTCAAAACCCAATTTCGCCGAATATCAGGCGGAATTTGCTGTTGGGGTTGATTGCGGGAGGATTGCTGGGTGTGGCGGCGGTGATTTTGCTGGAACGCACGGATCAGCGATTGCAGCGCGTGGACGAGGCGAAGGAACTGACCGGGTTACCGTCGTTGGGGGTGGTACCGAAGGTGAAAGTGCCGTTGGTGGAAGGATCGCGAATGGATGGCGATCGCTATCGGGCCCATGGTTCGCCATTTACGGAGGCGATCCGATCGCTGGCGTTGAATTTGCGCTATTTGGGGGCGAAAGATGAGGTGAAAACCTTAGCGCTGACGTCTTCGACGCCGAGTGAAGGGAAAAGTACGCTCACGTATAATTTGGCCCGATCGCTCGCCGAGTTGGGTCAGCGCGTGTTGATTGTGGATGCGGATATGCGCAAACCGACGATTCACGAGTTTATCAAGCAGACGAATGCGTTGGGGTTGAGCAGCGCGATCGCCACCGATCGCCCGTGGCGCAATTTGATTCAGAGCGATCGCTCGGGTAATCTCCACGTCTTGACTTCCGGGCCGATGCCGCCGAATCCGGTGGCGCTGTTGGAATCTCAGAAAATGCGGCAACTTCTGCACGAGTGGCGCCAAGCTTACGATTACGTGTTGATCGATACGCCGCCGATTTTGGGGGTGACCGACGCGCAAAGTGTGGCGGCGAATGTGGATCGCATGGTGTTGGTGGCGGCGATGGAGCGATCGACCCGTTCGTCGTTGGTGCAGACGATGGAAACGTTACGCCGCATTCAGTGTAAATTGGCGGGTCTGGTGGTCAATTTGGTCGATTCTACTCACGATGGCTATTACTATCATTCTTACTATACCTACTACCATCGCACGGATGACGAGGATCGCGGCAATGGCAACGGGAATGGGAAGGGTAACGGGAATGGTAACGGTCATAACGGTCACGGTTTGAACGGTCGTACCGAGCAGATTTTAAAAGATTTGCTCGATCGCTCTTGA
- a CDS encoding serine/threonine protein kinase, with protein MQRFVSIPVVGNLLADRYQVIEVLDADAFGKTYIAEDTHSLGQHKCFVKQLSLALERANCPNFTRHLLTIEAQTLEQLGHHEQIPQLIDCFEYEQELFLVQEYIEGETLSNQLPTGKHGTWAPEECLTMLQDVLGVLDFIHDRGLIHCAIAPENLIRRQSDGKWMLLNFGAIRGIQNAPVTKPGQFVITVPLGTFGYLPPEQLTGHPQPNSDIYALGLIAIQALTGLHPSQIEIEPTRGELRWQHAVRGDIEPKAIAVLAKMVSNHAKQRYQSASEVLKALQLPHAVANPTLSVVGTAIEESDESERSRPLNRNSEESTEVTPQAASEDAARPSRENSTPKPAFSGFKSNRPMPSLFVVSIWAAIALNALVITGGLTALLHLSATDDGNEVLARARQEYHAGDFEDAIALAESIPTFSSAYYNAQSELEQWQVDWQNAARQYAIAEKAFQEQRWLDTIRAAQTIPEIIFWQEKSAPLVTQATAAVAGQTPQWLQEAYDRASERDFAAALKLLQQIPPGTPVYDTAQAKIAEYGEKERIKLKAEAHQLIQKAYQRAQVRDFEGAIQLLEQIPEAAPTYALVRQKIAEYREKQQIKGNRLLQSAYNRAKVKDYAGALQYLKKIPEHTAAYDTARVKRVEYTRLRRQKRKRTSTAILDPSFRESRPSVAFNPGEQLQEIDLSTPIA; from the coding sequence ATGCAGAGATTTGTGTCGATTCCCGTCGTCGGGAACTTGTTAGCCGACCGCTATCAAGTCATCGAAGTGCTCGACGCGGATGCTTTCGGCAAAACTTACATCGCCGAAGATACGCACAGTTTGGGTCAGCACAAGTGCTTTGTCAAACAACTCTCGTTAGCGCTCGAACGCGCCAATTGCCCGAATTTTACCCGGCATTTACTGACGATCGAAGCCCAAACCTTAGAACAACTCGGTCACCACGAACAAATCCCCCAACTGATCGATTGTTTCGAGTACGAACAAGAACTGTTTCTAGTTCAAGAGTATATCGAAGGAGAAACCCTCAGCAATCAATTACCCACGGGAAAACATGGCACCTGGGCGCCCGAGGAATGCCTCACGATGCTGCAAGATGTCTTGGGGGTTTTAGATTTCATTCACGATCGCGGTCTGATTCATTGCGCGATCGCCCCGGAAAACCTGATCCGACGGCAATCCGATGGCAAATGGATGTTACTCAATTTCGGTGCCATTCGAGGGATTCAAAACGCCCCGGTGACCAAACCGGGACAATTTGTGATTACCGTTCCCCTCGGGACGTTCGGCTATTTACCGCCGGAACAACTCACGGGTCATCCCCAACCCAACAGCGATATTTATGCCCTCGGTTTGATTGCCATTCAAGCGCTGACGGGGTTGCATCCGAGTCAAATCGAGATCGAGCCGACGCGGGGGGAGTTGCGGTGGCAGCACGCCGTCCGTGGGGATATCGAACCCAAGGCGATCGCGGTTCTCGCCAAAATGGTGAGCAATCACGCCAAACAGCGCTATCAATCCGCATCGGAAGTGTTGAAAGCGCTGCAACTCCCCCATGCAGTTGCGAACCCTACCCTCAGCGTGGTCGGGACGGCGATCGAAGAGAGTGACGAGAGCGAACGGTCGAGACCATTAAACCGTAACAGTGAAGAATCTACGGAAGTGACCCCACAAGCCGCTAGCGAGGATGCGGCGCGACCCTCAAGGGAGAATTCGACGCCAAAGCCCGCTTTTTCCGGGTTCAAAAGCAATCGTCCGATGCCATCGTTGTTCGTCGTCAGTATTTGGGCGGCGATCGCCCTCAACGCTTTGGTGATTACGGGGGGCTTGACGGCTTTACTGCATTTGTCCGCCACCGATGACGGGAACGAGGTTCTCGCCCGCGCCCGTCAAGAATACCATGCCGGAGACTTTGAAGACGCGATCGCCCTGGCGGAATCGATTCCGACGTTTAGTTCCGCTTACTACAACGCCCAAAGCGAACTCGAACAGTGGCAAGTCGATTGGCAAAATGCGGCTCGTCAGTACGCGATCGCCGAAAAAGCCTTTCAAGAACAACGATGGCTCGATACGATCCGCGCCGCGCAAACCATTCCCGAAATTATCTTCTGGCAGGAGAAAAGCGCCCCCCTCGTCACCCAGGCGACCGCCGCCGTGGCTGGGCAAACTCCCCAATGGTTGCAAGAGGCTTACGATCGCGCCAGCGAACGGGATTTTGCGGCTGCTTTGAAGCTACTCCAACAAATCCCACCGGGAACCCCCGTTTACGATACGGCTCAGGCTAAAATTGCCGAGTATGGCGAGAAAGAACGCATCAAACTGAAAGCCGAAGCCCATCAACTGATTCAAAAAGCTTACCAACGCGCTCAAGTTAGAGACTTTGAAGGGGCGATCCAGTTACTCGAACAAATTCCGGAAGCGGCTCCCACTTATGCCCTGGTGCGTCAAAAAATTGCGGAGTACCGCGAAAAGCAGCAAATTAAGGGCAATCGACTGCTTCAAAGTGCTTACAATCGCGCCAAGGTGAAAGATTATGCCGGGGCGTTGCAATATTTAAAGAAAATTCCCGAACATACTGCCGCTTACGACACCGCCCGGGTCAAACGGGTGGAGTACACGCGCTTGCGACGACAAAAACGCAAGCGGACTTCGACGGCGATTTTAGATCCTTCTTTCAGAGAGTCGCGTCCCTCTGTGGCATTCAATCCTGGAGAGCAGTTACAAGAAATCGACTTATCGACGCCGATCGCCTAA
- a CDS encoding polysaccharide deacetylase family protein: MQFAPLYPILYRVLKPCFPGCLWSAPTERTATDRSSSVALTFDDGPHPEYTPALLEELDSLAVPATFFCLGRSVSRHPQWVRAIDRGGHGLGLHGYEHRSFPSLGRDRLQESLARTRSAIARACGWDLEQVARRVRDVRPPNGVFTPQVLRWLREWNYRPVMWSVVPEDWCEPGVSVVVERVLAQVTDGSVIVLHDGYYGGRDVVATVAALVPQLRDRGYQFCLIDEFWSRWETARDRRS; encoded by the coding sequence ATGCAATTCGCGCCCCTGTACCCTATTTTATACCGCGTCCTCAAACCCTGTTTCCCCGGGTGTTTGTGGTCGGCGCCGACGGAGAGAACCGCTACAGATCGCTCTTCGAGTGTGGCGCTGACGTTTGACGACGGTCCCCATCCCGAATACACTCCGGCGTTGCTCGAAGAGCTCGACTCCCTAGCGGTTCCGGCCACTTTTTTCTGTCTGGGGCGATCGGTCAGCCGTCATCCCCAATGGGTGCGGGCCATTGACAGAGGCGGTCACGGTTTGGGCTTGCACGGCTACGAACACCGCTCGTTCCCGAGCTTGGGTCGCGATCGCCTCCAGGAGAGTTTGGCTCGCACTCGCTCGGCGATCGCCCGCGCTTGCGGATGGGATCTAGAGCAGGTCGCACGGCGAGTGCGCGACGTGCGCCCCCCCAACGGGGTGTTTACGCCGCAGGTCTTGCGTTGGCTGCGCGAGTGGAATTATCGTCCGGTGATGTGGAGTGTGGTTCCCGAAGATTGGTGCGAACCGGGGGTGAGTGTGGTGGTCGAGCGGGTTTTAGCTCAGGTGACGGACGGATCGGTAATCGTGCTGCACGACGGCTATTATGGCGGTCGCGACGTGGTGGCGACGGTCGCCGCATTGGTTCCCCAATTGCGCGATCGCGGTTACCAATTTTGCCTAATAGATGAGTTTTGGTCGCGCTGGGAAACTGCCCGCGATCGCCGGAGTTAG